From Cellulosimicrobium cellulans, the proteins below share one genomic window:
- a CDS encoding Fe2+-enterobactin ABC transporter substrate-binding protein encodes MLPSRRPARRPLAALSVLVAAATLALAGCSAGTTPSGSGAEPSADSGSTASETTAERVVTTDQGDVTVPTDPRRVVVLNHALAGYLYALDVPVLATVPEVTDDPDPAFSTFWAEEAEADGTELIEWSADGFNLEAILALEPDLIVGGGWGFPLKQATDVYDGLSQIAPTVLVSGTYTTWQEQFAFLAQDVFDDAATYDELVAGYDERLAQVGGSITVPAGETAFLALTSEGKTFALNEGEGLPAIFERLGFAIQPIQEQTGAEPYTPGGDMFEVSAEQVTSVVSAPNVFVIGFNGAEIDVDALAADPVYAGLPSFAAGTAHELPTWTIRGDYHEAMALLDVVEEQFS; translated from the coding sequence TCGCCGCGCTGAGCGTGCTCGTCGCTGCCGCGACGCTCGCCCTGGCAGGCTGCTCCGCCGGGACGACACCGTCCGGCTCCGGTGCCGAGCCCTCCGCCGACTCCGGGTCGACCGCGTCCGAGACCACCGCCGAGCGGGTCGTGACGACCGACCAGGGCGACGTCACCGTCCCGACCGACCCGCGGCGCGTCGTCGTGCTCAACCACGCCCTCGCCGGATACCTGTACGCGCTCGACGTGCCGGTGCTCGCCACGGTGCCCGAGGTGACCGACGACCCGGACCCCGCGTTCTCCACCTTCTGGGCCGAGGAGGCGGAGGCCGACGGCACCGAGCTCATCGAGTGGAGCGCCGACGGCTTCAACCTCGAGGCGATCCTCGCCCTCGAGCCCGACCTCATCGTCGGCGGCGGCTGGGGCTTCCCGCTCAAGCAGGCGACCGACGTCTACGACGGCCTGAGCCAGATCGCCCCGACCGTGCTCGTCAGCGGCACGTACACGACGTGGCAGGAGCAGTTCGCGTTCCTCGCGCAGGACGTGTTCGACGACGCCGCGACGTACGACGAGCTCGTCGCCGGGTACGACGAGCGTCTCGCCCAGGTCGGCGGGTCCATCACCGTCCCCGCGGGCGAGACGGCGTTCCTCGCGCTCACGTCCGAGGGCAAGACGTTCGCGCTCAACGAGGGCGAGGGCCTGCCCGCGATCTTCGAGCGGCTCGGGTTCGCGATCCAGCCGATCCAGGAGCAGACCGGCGCCGAGCCGTACACGCCCGGGGGCGACATGTTCGAGGTCTCGGCCGAGCAGGTGACCTCCGTGGTCAGCGCGCCGAACGTTTTCGTGATCGGGTTCAACGGCGCGGAGATCGACGTCGACGCCCTCGCCGCCGACCCGGTGTACGCGGGTCTGCCGTCGTTCGCGGCCGGCACGGCGCACGAGCTGCCCACGTGGACGATCCGCGGGGACTACCACGAGGCCATGGCCCTGCTCGATGTCGTCGAGGAGCAGTTCTCCTGA
- a CDS encoding siderophore-interacting protein: protein MAQHRLRTHPLVLRRVEVARVVDVTPRMRRVTLVGPELGAFERDGLPMPAFDAPWFDDHVKIVLASDGDVASALPVQRAHGIDWPPAPNRQGRDYTPRRWDAAAGELDLDLVLHGDGPAAAWARSARPGSELWFVGPKASTVWPDDVGWALLAGDETALPAIGRFLDERPVDVPVQVVVTIGAEEARQDLALRHGDTVRWVVAPEGDRAALDEAVRALEWWPGQVYAWAASESRALLPVRRYLTRERAVPRTHVDVTGYWHAEPAAAPAPGPAAEAQPQPTGVPSPVPWFATRAALQLGLLDELGAGPRDAATLAEVARTAPGALRALVGVLAASGVVTLDGDTVALGDAGEDLLDDEHEREEYEGLEADALLALAALAPALRDGGPAWSRARGRSLRAEVETDADRAAEVVEGADVLPYVLTGLGTWPVWADARSVALGGPGALVVADLLTEVPGDRATTLVEETVPLGVLRERAGASTTHATAETWPATDVAVSALGTGHRTDDEVVDLLVAMRAAASRAVLVEDFTPDGLSPHAHERALLSLATTGSAPRTPDDVARLAERAGWRVERHEALGWGVEQVQLAARDA, encoded by the coding sequence ATGGCCCAGCACCGCCTGCGCACGCACCCGCTGGTGCTGCGGCGCGTCGAGGTCGCGCGCGTCGTCGACGTGACGCCCCGCATGCGCCGGGTGACGCTCGTCGGGCCCGAGCTCGGGGCCTTCGAGCGCGACGGCCTGCCGATGCCCGCGTTCGACGCGCCGTGGTTCGACGACCACGTGAAGATCGTGCTCGCGTCCGACGGCGACGTCGCCTCCGCGCTGCCCGTGCAGCGCGCGCACGGCATCGACTGGCCGCCGGCGCCGAACCGGCAGGGTCGCGACTACACGCCGCGCCGCTGGGACGCGGCGGCGGGCGAGCTCGACCTCGACCTCGTGCTGCACGGCGACGGCCCGGCCGCAGCGTGGGCCCGGTCCGCGCGCCCGGGCAGCGAGCTGTGGTTCGTCGGGCCGAAGGCCTCGACCGTCTGGCCGGACGACGTCGGCTGGGCGCTGCTCGCGGGCGACGAGACGGCGCTGCCGGCGATCGGGCGCTTCCTCGACGAACGACCCGTCGACGTGCCCGTGCAGGTCGTCGTGACGATCGGTGCCGAGGAGGCCCGGCAGGACCTCGCGCTGCGACATGGCGACACCGTGCGGTGGGTCGTCGCGCCGGAGGGCGACCGCGCCGCGCTCGACGAGGCCGTGCGCGCCCTGGAGTGGTGGCCCGGCCAGGTCTACGCGTGGGCGGCGAGCGAGAGCCGCGCGCTCCTGCCCGTGCGGCGTTACCTGACGCGCGAGCGCGCCGTGCCGCGCACGCACGTCGACGTCACGGGCTACTGGCACGCGGAGCCGGCGGCCGCCCCGGCACCGGGACCCGCGGCCGAGGCGCAGCCGCAGCCCACGGGGGTCCCGTCTCCCGTGCCCTGGTTCGCGACCCGCGCCGCGCTCCAGCTCGGCCTGCTCGACGAGCTCGGCGCGGGGCCGCGCGACGCCGCGACCCTCGCCGAGGTCGCGCGCACCGCACCGGGAGCGCTCCGCGCCCTGGTGGGCGTGCTCGCGGCGTCGGGCGTCGTCACGCTCGACGGCGACACGGTCGCCCTGGGCGACGCGGGCGAGGACCTCCTCGACGACGAGCACGAGCGCGAGGAGTACGAGGGCCTGGAGGCGGACGCCCTCCTGGCGCTCGCCGCGCTCGCCCCCGCGCTGCGGGACGGCGGCCCGGCATGGTCACGCGCGCGCGGCCGGTCGTTGCGCGCCGAGGTCGAGACGGACGCCGACCGCGCCGCGGAGGTCGTCGAGGGCGCCGACGTGCTCCCGTACGTGCTCACCGGCCTCGGCACGTGGCCGGTCTGGGCGGACGCACGGTCCGTCGCGCTCGGTGGTCCCGGCGCGCTCGTCGTCGCGGACCTGCTCACCGAGGTCCCGGGCGACCGCGCGACGACGCTCGTCGAGGAGACGGTCCCGCTCGGGGTCCTGCGCGAGCGGGCCGGAGCGTCCACGACGCACGCCACGGCCGAGACGTGGCCCGCGACCGACGTCGCCGTGAGCGCGCTCGGGACCGGCCACCGCACCGACGACGAGGTCGTCGACCTCCTCGTCGCGATGCGCGCAGCCGCGTCGCGCGCCGTCCTCGTCGAGGACTTCACGCCGGACGGTCTCAGCCCCCACGCGCACGAGCGCGCCCTGCTCTCGCTGGCGACGACCGGTTCTGCGCCACGCACGCCCGACGACGTCGCCCGGCTCGCGGAGCGCGCGGGCTGGCGCGTCGAACGGCACGAGGCGCTCGGGTGGGGTGTCGAACAGGTCCAGCTCGCCGCGCGCGACGCCTAG
- a CDS encoding pectate lyase family protein: MAGRWVRVPLAAATAVVLAVTGTALTSSAAPDAAGVDGATPGGPGAADLGRQVLGANDGWGAANGGTTGGSAASAERVYVVDTWEELRAALGGVGARTDTTPRIVYVDGRIDAFAGTSCEAIAATVPVAGSDVPFSMDDYVAAYDPATYGWVDPAGPLEDARVVAAAEQATRTLQHVGSNVTIVGLGADAQVVGASLRIRDARNVIIRNVTFSDARDCFPAWDPGDGDAGSWNSAYDNVSVWTSENVWVDHSTFDDGEHPPSSLPTVFGRPYEIHDGLLDVTHGSDHVTVSYNHFSDHDKTAILGSSDSRIQDVGKHKVTYHHNRWTDVGQRAPRVRFGDVHVYDELYEQTREGIFQYYWGAGVDSSIYAENNAFELAPGVDPARIIGRYKGERLFETGSTVNGEPVDLLAAYNASVGEADRLADEARWTPTLHGSIDPTWAVPAIVRSSAGAGRLGPVDAPAYDPRATYGAGDVVVHAGAVFRAQWYARGTTPGSAWGPWEELAADERGVPVWTPTRVFRSGDAVVHDGAVWVAQWWSRGQEPGTGSWGPFRAVG; encoded by the coding sequence ATGGCAGGACGGTGGGTGAGGGTCCCGCTGGCCGCGGCGACCGCGGTCGTGTTGGCGGTCACGGGGACCGCACTGACGAGCAGCGCAGCGCCGGACGCCGCGGGAGTGGACGGCGCGACGCCGGGCGGCCCCGGCGCGGCGGACCTCGGTCGGCAGGTGCTCGGCGCGAACGACGGCTGGGGCGCCGCGAACGGCGGCACCACGGGCGGGAGCGCGGCGAGCGCCGAGCGCGTGTACGTCGTCGACACCTGGGAGGAGCTGCGCGCCGCGCTGGGCGGGGTCGGCGCACGGACCGACACGACGCCCCGCATCGTGTACGTCGACGGACGGATCGACGCGTTCGCCGGGACCAGCTGCGAGGCGATCGCCGCGACCGTTCCCGTCGCGGGGAGCGACGTCCCGTTCTCGATGGACGACTACGTCGCGGCCTACGACCCCGCGACGTACGGGTGGGTGGACCCGGCCGGTCCGCTCGAGGACGCGCGCGTGGTCGCTGCCGCGGAGCAGGCGACGCGCACGCTCCAGCACGTGGGGTCGAACGTGACGATCGTCGGCCTGGGCGCGGACGCGCAGGTCGTGGGCGCGAGCCTGCGGATCCGGGACGCGCGCAACGTCATCATCCGCAACGTCACGTTCTCCGACGCGCGCGACTGCTTCCCCGCCTGGGACCCGGGCGACGGCGACGCGGGCAGCTGGAACTCGGCGTACGACAACGTGTCGGTGTGGACGTCGGAGAACGTGTGGGTGGACCACAGCACGTTCGACGACGGCGAGCACCCGCCGTCGTCGCTGCCGACGGTGTTCGGCCGCCCGTACGAGATCCACGACGGCCTGCTCGACGTCACGCACGGTTCCGACCACGTGACGGTCTCGTACAACCACTTCTCCGACCACGACAAGACGGCGATCCTCGGCTCCTCGGACAGCCGTATCCAGGACGTGGGCAAGCACAAGGTGACGTACCACCACAACCGGTGGACCGACGTCGGGCAGCGCGCCCCGCGCGTGCGGTTCGGGGACGTGCACGTCTACGACGAGCTCTACGAGCAGACGCGCGAGGGCATCTTCCAGTACTACTGGGGCGCGGGCGTCGACTCGAGCATCTACGCCGAGAACAACGCGTTCGAGCTCGCCCCGGGCGTCGACCCGGCGCGGATCATCGGCCGGTACAAGGGTGAGCGGCTCTTCGAGACCGGCTCGACCGTGAACGGCGAGCCCGTCGACCTCCTCGCGGCCTACAACGCCTCCGTGGGAGAGGCGGACCGGCTCGCCGACGAGGCGCGCTGGACGCCGACCCTGCACGGGAGCATCGACCCGACGTGGGCCGTGCCCGCGATCGTGCGGTCCTCCGCGGGTGCAGGTCGACTCGGCCCGGTCGACGCCCCGGCCTACGACCCGCGCGCGACGTACGGCGCGGGCGACGTCGTCGTCCACGCCGGCGCGGTGTTCCGCGCCCAGTGGTACGCGCGGGGAACGACCCCGGGCTCGGCGTGGGGACCGTGGGAGGAGCTGGCCGCAGACGAGCGCGGTGTGCCCGTCTGGACCCCGACACGTGTGTTCCGGTCGGGCGACGCGGTCGTGCACGACGGCGCGGTGTGGGTCGCGCAGTGGTGGTCGCGCGGGCAGGAGCCGGGCACCGGCTCGTGGGGCCCGTTCCGCGCGGTCGGCTGA
- a CDS encoding MFS transporter, protein MTTTSTRTPRLAGATPRAARRRPLVSHGSGFLVVALAFATAMAFSTVPTPLYPLYQVRDGLPTVAVTVVFAAYAVGVAASLYLVGHLSDRFGRRRVLLLGLAAELVAALLFLALDGLGGLVVARLVSGAGIGAVTATATAHLAELRAVARPDGSRDASAVAGLANIGGLALGPLVGGLLAQAAPAPLTTPYVAFAVLLAAAVLAAALVPETVAPPVGPYAYRPQCVAVPRSGRGTFVAAAAAAFAGFAVFGLFTSLTPSVLATVMHEESRLVAGLVSAAVFASAALAQLASGRLAPARQVALAVGLTLFGLVVLAGAVALASLPAFVASAVVAGAGVGILFRGALATAGSLAEPHRRGEVLAGIFLVAYVGLAVPVLLLGISLTVEPLRLMVVVFAAATAVLVALAAPGLARRSARG, encoded by the coding sequence ATGACCACCACCTCGACGCGCACCCCTCGCCTCGCCGGAGCCACCCCGCGGGCGGCCCGACGGCGCCCGCTCGTCTCCCACGGCTCCGGCTTCCTCGTCGTGGCGCTCGCGTTCGCCACGGCGATGGCGTTCTCGACCGTCCCGACCCCGCTCTACCCCCTCTACCAGGTGCGCGACGGGCTCCCTACGGTTGCCGTGACCGTCGTCTTCGCCGCCTACGCGGTCGGCGTGGCGGCGAGCCTCTACCTCGTGGGTCACCTCAGCGACCGGTTCGGGCGCCGGCGCGTGCTGCTCCTCGGTCTCGCGGCCGAGCTCGTCGCGGCGCTGCTGTTCCTCGCGCTCGACGGGCTCGGCGGGCTCGTGGTAGCGCGGCTCGTCTCCGGTGCGGGGATCGGCGCCGTCACCGCGACGGCGACGGCGCACCTCGCCGAGCTGCGCGCGGTCGCGCGCCCGGACGGCTCGCGCGACGCGAGCGCGGTCGCCGGCCTGGCGAACATCGGCGGCCTCGCGCTCGGCCCGCTCGTCGGCGGGCTGCTGGCCCAGGCCGCGCCCGCCCCGCTCACGACGCCGTACGTCGCGTTCGCCGTCCTGCTCGCCGCCGCGGTGCTCGCCGCCGCGCTCGTACCCGAGACGGTCGCGCCGCCGGTCGGCCCGTACGCCTACCGCCCGCAGTGCGTCGCGGTGCCGCGGTCGGGGCGTGGCACGTTCGTCGCCGCGGCGGCGGCGGCATTCGCCGGCTTCGCCGTGTTCGGGCTCTTCACGTCGCTCACGCCGAGCGTGCTCGCGACGGTCATGCACGAGGAGTCGCGACTCGTCGCGGGGCTCGTGTCCGCCGCGGTGTTCGCGTCCGCCGCCCTCGCCCAGCTCGCGTCCGGGCGGCTCGCCCCGGCGCGGCAGGTGGCGCTCGCGGTCGGGCTGACCCTGTTCGGGCTCGTCGTCCTCGCCGGGGCGGTCGCGCTCGCGTCCCTTCCGGCCTTCGTCGCCAGCGCGGTCGTCGCCGGGGCGGGCGTCGGCATCCTCTTCCGCGGCGCGCTCGCGACGGCGGGGTCGCTCGCCGAACCGCACCGGCGCGGCGAGGTGCTCGCGGGGATCTTCCTCGTCGCCTACGTCGGGCTCGCGGTGCCCGTGCTGCTCCTGGGCATCTCGCTGACCGTCGAGCCGCTGCGGCTCATGGTCGTCGTCTTCGCCGCCGCGACCGCGGTGCTCGTCGCCCTCGCTGCCCCGGGCCTGGCTCGCCGGTCCGCGCGCGGGTGA
- a CDS encoding LysR family transcriptional regulator translates to METRQLEYFVAVAEELSFTRAAARVFAVQSSVSAGVRALETELGARLFERTRRTVALTSQGEALLPRARAVLDAVDEARAAVTPGPHLVRGTVRLGVFTNLGYLGLPRVLAAFRERHPGVELRLTPSPAGSTGLGEDVRRGVVDVAFTGLDPQDHPGLRYTRLTSATFVAVLPAGHALAGAASVAPGDLADERVVTTPRGFGNRVVAERAFAHAGVAPRADTEVADVGDLPAFVAAGFGVAVVPADMYEPADGAVAVPLDAPEAWSLGLVTRPHPSAAAAALVAGLVDALGGAPTPG, encoded by the coding sequence ATGGAGACGCGCCAGCTCGAGTACTTCGTTGCCGTGGCCGAGGAGCTGAGCTTCACGCGCGCCGCAGCCCGCGTGTTCGCCGTGCAGTCGAGCGTGTCCGCGGGGGTGCGGGCGCTCGAGACCGAGCTGGGCGCCCGGCTGTTCGAGCGCACCAGGCGCACCGTCGCGCTCACCTCGCAGGGCGAGGCGCTGCTCCCCCGGGCCCGCGCGGTCCTCGACGCGGTCGACGAGGCGCGCGCCGCCGTCACGCCCGGCCCGCACCTCGTGCGCGGCACCGTCCGGCTGGGGGTCTTCACCAACCTCGGCTACCTCGGCCTGCCGCGCGTGCTCGCGGCGTTCCGCGAGCGCCACCCGGGCGTGGAGCTGCGCCTGACGCCGAGCCCCGCCGGCTCGACGGGTCTCGGCGAGGACGTGCGCCGCGGGGTCGTCGACGTCGCCTTCACGGGGCTGGACCCGCAGGACCACCCGGGCCTGCGGTACACGCGCCTCACGTCCGCGACGTTCGTCGCCGTCCTGCCCGCCGGGCACGCGCTCGCGGGCGCCGCGTCGGTCGCGCCGGGCGACCTGGCCGACGAGCGCGTCGTGACGACGCCGCGCGGGTTCGGCAACCGTGTGGTCGCCGAGCGCGCGTTCGCGCACGCGGGCGTCGCGCCGCGCGCCGACACGGAGGTCGCGGACGTCGGGGACCTGCCCGCGTTCGTCGCCGCGGGGTTCGGGGTCGCGGTGGTGCCGGCCGACATGTACGAGCCCGCCGACGGCGCGGTCGCGGTCCCGCTCGACGCGCCGGAGGCATGGTCCCTCGGGCTCGTGACCAGGCCGCACCCGAGCGCCGCCGCGGCGGCCCTGGTGGCCGGACTCGTGGACGCGCTCGGAGGTGCGCCCACGCCCGGCTGA
- a CDS encoding ABC-F family ATP-binding cassette domain-containing protein — protein MSTLHRSAVTLTDLTFEWPDGTVALSHLTGTFGAGRTGLVGDNGAGKSTLLRLVAGLLSPTSGRVTTTGDVAYLPQTLTLGQDASVARLLGIDSTLAALRAIESGDVDERHFDAVGDDWDVEARAAQALAEIGLDGVGLDRRVGELSGGEAMLVAISGLRVRRSAITLLDEPTNNLDRGTRARLAALVGSWPGTLVVVSHDLDLLEHMDETAELHAGRLTTFGGPYSAWRDQLDADQAAAAQAARTAEQTLRAEKRQRVEAETKLARRERTARTAQANRTGSRISMGLRASAAQVSAGSMRQGLDAKVQAAQDALDAAAARVRDDEHVHLVLPDPDVPRGRRLAELHGTTGTVVVQGPERVALVGANGTGKTTLLENLLASRSPEPGRAGGTLLTDRVGYLPQRLDGLDDARSALENVRDGAPGAAPGTIRNQLARLLLRGSSVDRPVSTLSGGERFRVSLARLLLADPPAQLLVLDEPTNNLDVRSVDRLVEALSGYAGALLVVSHDDGFLARLGVDVALELGSDGALRRVPVPGR, from the coding sequence ATGTCCACCCTGCACCGATCCGCGGTGACCCTCACCGACCTCACGTTCGAGTGGCCCGACGGCACCGTCGCGCTCTCGCACCTCACCGGCACGTTCGGCGCCGGCCGCACGGGCCTCGTCGGCGACAACGGCGCCGGCAAGTCCACCCTCCTGCGGCTCGTCGCGGGCCTGCTCTCGCCGACGTCGGGGCGCGTCACGACGACCGGCGACGTCGCCTACCTCCCCCAGACCCTGACGCTCGGCCAGGACGCGAGCGTCGCGCGGCTCCTCGGGATCGACAGCACGCTCGCGGCGCTGCGCGCCATCGAGTCCGGCGACGTCGACGAGCGGCACTTCGACGCCGTCGGCGACGACTGGGACGTCGAGGCGCGCGCCGCGCAGGCGCTCGCCGAGATCGGGCTCGACGGCGTGGGCCTCGACCGGCGCGTAGGCGAGCTGTCCGGCGGCGAGGCGATGCTCGTCGCGATCAGCGGGCTGCGCGTGCGGCGCAGCGCGATCACCCTGCTCGACGAGCCGACCAACAACCTGGACCGCGGCACGCGCGCCCGGCTCGCGGCGCTCGTCGGCTCCTGGCCGGGGACGCTCGTCGTCGTCAGCCACGACCTCGACCTGCTCGAGCACATGGACGAGACCGCGGAGCTGCACGCCGGGCGCCTCACGACGTTCGGCGGCCCGTACAGCGCGTGGCGTGACCAGCTCGACGCGGACCAGGCCGCCGCGGCGCAGGCCGCGCGGACCGCCGAGCAGACGCTCCGGGCCGAGAAGCGCCAGCGCGTCGAGGCCGAGACCAAGCTCGCGCGCCGCGAGCGGACGGCGCGCACCGCGCAGGCGAACCGCACCGGGTCACGCATCTCGATGGGACTGCGCGCGTCCGCCGCGCAGGTGTCCGCCGGCTCGATGCGCCAGGGCCTGGACGCGAAGGTCCAGGCCGCGCAGGACGCGCTCGACGCCGCGGCGGCCCGCGTGCGCGACGACGAGCACGTGCACCTCGTGCTCCCCGACCCGGACGTGCCGCGCGGCCGCCGCCTCGCCGAGCTGCACGGGACGACCGGGACGGTCGTCGTGCAGGGTCCCGAGCGGGTCGCGCTCGTCGGCGCCAACGGGACCGGCAAGACGACGCTGCTGGAGAACCTGCTCGCCAGCCGCTCACCCGAGCCAGGGCGCGCGGGTGGGACGCTGCTCACCGACCGCGTCGGCTACCTGCCCCAGCGCCTGGACGGGCTCGACGACGCCCGCAGCGCGCTGGAGAACGTGCGCGACGGGGCACCGGGCGCGGCCCCGGGCACGATCCGCAACCAGCTCGCTCGCCTGCTGCTGCGCGGGTCGAGCGTGGACCGCCCCGTCTCGACGCTGTCGGGCGGCGAACGGTTCCGCGTCTCGCTCGCCCGGCTCCTGCTCGCCGACCCGCCCGCCCAGCTCCTCGTGCTCGACGAGCCGACGAACAACCTCGACGTGCGCAGCGTCGACCGGCTCGTCGAGGCCCTGTCGGGCTACGCCGGCGCGCTGCTCGTCGTGAGCCACGACGACGGCTTCCTCGCCCGGCTCGGCGTCGACGTCGCGCTCGAGCTGGGCTCGGACGGGGCGCTCCGCCGCGTCCCCGTGCCCGGCCGCTGA
- a CDS encoding RNA polymerase sigma-70 factor has product MDERAADLAVAEQQFGAARRRLFGIAYRILGSAAEADDVLQDAWVRWQTYDRSTVRNPDAFLTTTVTRLAINVAQSARVRRETYIGPWLPEPVDTSADPTLGAERGEALEVALLMLLEKLTPTERAAYVLREAFDYPYEQIAEIIGHSQASVRQLVSRARRHLGEERHAPVTPEAQRRLLTAFVAAAKAGDVVLLEQLFAEDVISYSDGGGAVRSSKFPVVGRPRVAKYHHAFAERFWAGVDVEPVEVNGHPAVKLSHDGELFAVLTVRATVDGIDRVLWMMNPQKLAAVSA; this is encoded by the coding sequence GTGGACGAGCGAGCGGCGGACCTGGCGGTGGCGGAGCAGCAGTTCGGCGCGGCACGGCGCCGGCTCTTCGGGATCGCCTACCGGATCCTCGGCAGCGCGGCCGAGGCCGACGACGTGCTCCAGGACGCGTGGGTGCGCTGGCAGACGTACGACCGCTCCACCGTGCGCAACCCGGACGCGTTCCTCACGACGACGGTGACACGGCTCGCGATCAACGTCGCCCAGTCGGCGCGCGTGCGCCGCGAGACGTACATCGGCCCCTGGCTGCCCGAGCCGGTGGACACGAGCGCCGACCCGACGCTCGGCGCCGAGCGGGGCGAGGCGCTCGAGGTCGCGCTGCTCATGCTCCTGGAGAAGCTCACGCCGACCGAGCGCGCCGCGTACGTGCTGCGCGAGGCGTTCGACTACCCGTACGAGCAGATCGCGGAGATCATCGGGCACTCACAGGCCAGCGTGCGCCAGCTCGTGAGCCGCGCGCGCCGGCACCTGGGGGAGGAGCGCCACGCGCCGGTCACCCCGGAGGCCCAGCGGCGCCTGCTCACCGCGTTCGTCGCTGCCGCGAAGGCCGGTGACGTCGTCCTGCTGGAGCAGCTCTTCGCCGAGGACGTCATCTCCTACTCCGACGGCGGTGGAGCGGTCCGTTCGTCGAAGTTCCCGGTCGTGGGCCGACCGCGCGTCGCGAAGTACCACCACGCGTTCGCCGAGCGCTTCTGGGCGGGCGTCGACGTCGAACCGGTCGAGGTCAACGGCCACCCGGCCGTGAAGCTCTCGCACGACGGGGAGCTCTTCGCCGTGCTCACGGTCCGCGCCACCGTCGACGGCATCGACCGCGTGCTGTGGATGATGAACCCGCAGAAGCTCGCGGCCGTCTCCGCGTAG
- a CDS encoding SDR family oxidoreductase codes for MKIVVIGGTGLIGSKLVTVLRDRGHEAVPASPASGVDTLTGEGVAEVLEGADVVVDVSNSHSFEDQAVLDFFRTSTATLLAAEEEAGVGHHVVLSVVGTQGLTESGYFRAKIAQEELVAGSPVPYSIVHATQFFEFLQAITDGATQDGVVHLAPVRFRPIAAADVALVVADVATGTPVRGILEVAGPQEFRLDELVRTTLASLDDPREVVADPDARYFGAPLADDSLVPGVGAVVGGTRLADWRQQQSVAAR; via the coding sequence ATGAAGATCGTCGTGATCGGCGGAACGGGGCTCATCGGCTCGAAGCTCGTCACCGTGCTGCGGGACCGCGGCCACGAGGCCGTCCCCGCCTCGCCCGCCTCGGGCGTCGACACCCTCACCGGGGAGGGCGTCGCCGAGGTGCTCGAGGGCGCCGACGTCGTCGTCGACGTCTCGAACTCGCACTCGTTCGAGGACCAGGCGGTCCTCGACTTCTTCCGCACCTCGACGGCCACCCTCCTGGCGGCCGAGGAGGAGGCGGGCGTCGGCCACCACGTCGTGCTCTCCGTCGTGGGGACGCAGGGCCTGACCGAGAGCGGGTACTTCCGCGCGAAGATCGCGCAGGAGGAGCTCGTCGCGGGCTCGCCGGTGCCGTACTCGATCGTGCACGCGACGCAGTTTTTCGAGTTCCTGCAGGCCATCACGGACGGCGCCACGCAGGACGGCGTCGTGCACCTCGCGCCGGTGCGGTTCCGGCCGATCGCCGCCGCCGACGTCGCCCTCGTGGTGGCGGACGTGGCCACGGGGACGCCGGTGCGCGGCATCCTGGAGGTCGCGGGTCCTCAGGAGTTCCGGCTCGACGAGCTCGTCCGGACCACGCTCGCGTCGCTCGACGACCCGCGCGAGGTCGTCGCCGACCCGGACGCGCGCTACTTCGGCGCACCGCTCGCCGACGACTCGCTCGTCCCGGGAGTCGGCGCGGTGGTCGGCGGCACGCGGCTCGCCGACTGGCGCCAGCAGCAGTCCGTGGCGGCGCGGTAG
- a CDS encoding GNAT family N-acetyltransferase, protein MADTTDVRPDVLDRVAWPVATARLTLRRALPEDADALFAYRSLPAVDRWLSQRFTSAEEWRVHHGDPDRLATTLVVERGSDVVGDLYLAVRDGWAQRDVVDRPRPDEAEIGWAFSPSHQGRGYATEAVRALLRVCFEDLGLRRVVANAFAGNEPSWRLMERVGMRREGVGVRDSLHRDLGWVDGVTYALLADEPRGGA, encoded by the coding sequence ATGGCCGACACCACCGACGTCCGTCCGGACGTCCTCGACCGGGTCGCCTGGCCCGTCGCGACCGCGCGACTCACGCTGCGCCGAGCGCTGCCCGAGGATGCCGACGCCCTGTTCGCCTACCGCAGCCTGCCCGCGGTGGACCGATGGCTCTCCCAGCGCTTCACGAGCGCCGAGGAGTGGCGCGTGCACCACGGCGACCCCGACCGGCTCGCGACCACGCTCGTCGTGGAGCGTGGCAGCGACGTCGTCGGTGACCTCTATCTCGCCGTGCGCGACGGCTGGGCGCAGCGGGACGTCGTCGACCGCCCCCGCCCGGACGAGGCGGAGATCGGCTGGGCGTTCTCGCCGTCGCACCAGGGACGCGGGTACGCGACGGAGGCCGTCCGCGCCCTGCTGCGGGTGTGCTTCGAGGACCTCGGCCTGCGGCGGGTCGTCGCGAACGCGTTCGCGGGCAACGAGCCGTCGTGGCGGCTCATGGAGCGCGTCGGCATGCGGCGCGAGGGCGTCGGCGTGCGGGACTCGCTGCACCGCGACCTCGGGTGGGTCGACGGCGTCACGTACGCGCTCCTCGCCGACGAGCCGCGCGGCGGCGCTTGA